From Lolium perenne isolate Kyuss_39 chromosome 5, Kyuss_2.0, whole genome shotgun sequence, a single genomic window includes:
- the LOC127300193 gene encoding E3 ubiquitin-protein ligase RSL1: MMAGNDDLAALREQTALASAAAASVSDLDFAYQLQLAEAIQASLLLDAGSSNPSSSKGKAPMASSASSSSSQPGPAPAPPQPSDASIALAVHAADLARAEEDHRLASACRVYHARAAASACVAAHDAAFARELARVPEDRWAHDGDNIERPLDLGAAKPLFRVLFKGMTSKEVVKPRDRDPGLAVLAVALCDSRGEVVLRIQKPVEGFAGGGRMMLELMALTEGLQAAVGLGIQSLTIVTDYRALHNHMLGIWRPQQKKLVDMIDQVESIQKKFKQCEISLVERGTIDYVMQLARDSLISQIAKAVAVTASKEKRETCAICLEDTDVSKIHAVEGCAHRFCFCCMKEHVKVKLLDGTLPACPQEGCTTKLTLEGSKIFLSPRLLDIMVQHIREGQIHPTQKIYCPYPKCSFLMSLSEMKQPMQESSSRHTVADAATLRKCGKCYRSFCINCKVPWHDRMTCYDYKIRYPQARPEDAKLQNLARQQLWRQCIKCKHMIELAEGCYHMTCVCGYEFCYTCGKEWKDKKATCTCALWDEHNIIRDDMDEEEDDDDDYDSEDDDDEYYAGQGHYYGRANVHHHGAGAQNFYGNNNPARHQGGGGAQIYRNNNPGHHQGGGGAQIYGNNNPGRHQGGGGGARVFYNYNN; this comes from the exons ATGATGGCCGGCAACGACGACCTCGCCGCCCTCCGCGAGCAGACCGccctcgcctccgccgccgccgcctccgtctCCGACCTCGACTTCGCGTACCAGCTCCAGCTCGCCGAGGCCATCCAAGCATCCCTCCTCCTCGATGCCGGCTCCAGCAACCCCTCCTCCTCCAAAGGCAAAGCCCCCATGGCCTCCTccgcatcctcctcctcgtctcaGCCCGGCCCCGCCCCTGCGCCGCCGCAGCCCTCGGACGCCTCGATCGCCCTGGCGGTCCACGCCGCCGACCTCGCGCGGGCCGAGGAGGACCACCGCCTCGCCTCCGCCTGTCGCGTCTACCACGCCCGGGCCGCGGCCTCCGCCTGCGTCGCAGCCCACGACGCCGCCTTCGCGCGGGAGCTCGCCCGGGTCCCGGAGGACCGGTGGGCCCACGACGGCGACAACATCGAGCGGCCCCTCGACCTCGGCGCGGCCAAGCCCCTCTTCCGCGTCCTCTTCAAGGGCATGACCAGCAAGGAGGTGGTGAAGCCGCGCGACCGGGACCCCGGCCTCGCGGTGCTCGCCGTGGCGCTCTGCGACTCGCGGGGGGAGGTGGTGCTCAGGATACAGAAGCCCGTGGAAGGGTTCGCCGGCGGTGGACGCATGATGCTCGAGCTCATGGCGCTCACGGAGGGCCTCCAGGCGGCGGTCGGGTTGGGGATCCAAAGCCTCACTATCGTCACCGATTATAGGGCGCTGCACAACCAT ATGCTTGGAATTTGGCGCCCGCAACAGAAGAAGCTCGTAGACATGATAGATCAAGTTGAGTCAATACAGAAGAAATTCAAGCAATGTGAAATCTCACTTGTGGAACGAGGCACAATTGATTATGTGATGCAATTAGCAAGAGATTCGCTAATCTCTCAGATTGCAAAAGCTGTTGCTGTCACTGCTAGCAAGGAGAAAAGAGAGACCTGCGCCATCTGCTTGGAAGACACTGATGTTTCTAAGATTCACGCAGTTGAAGGTTGCGCACATCGCTTTTGCTTCTGCTGCATGAAGGAGCATGTGAAAGTTAAGCTACTCGATGGAACACTCCCAGCTTGTCCACAAGAAGGTTGCACTACAAAGCTGACCTTGGAGGGTTCAAAGATATTCCTATCGCCTAGACTATTAGATATCATGGTGCAGCACATCAGGGAAGGACAGATCCATCCTACCCAAAAGATTTATTGCCCGTACCCCAAGTGCTCATTCTTAATGTCCTTAAGTGAAATGAAACAGCCAATGCAAGAATCTTCCTCAAGGCACACCGTTGCTGATGCTGCTACATTGAGAAAGTGTGGCAAGTGCTATCGCTCATTCTGCATCAACTGCAAGGTCCCGTGGCATGATAGGATGACTTGCTACGACTACAAGATAAGGTACCCCCAAGCTCGTCCAGAGGATGCGAAGTTACAGAACCTTGCACGGCAGCAGCTGTGGCGCCAGTGCATCAAATGCAAGCACATGATTGAACTCGCAGAGGGCTGCTACCATATGACTTGCGT GTGCGGCTATGAATTCTGCTACACTTGTGGGAAAGAATGGAAGGACAAGAAAGCGACCTGCACCTGCGCACTGTGGGATGAACATAATATTATCCGTGATGacatggatgaggaggaggacgacgacgatgactacgattctgaggatgatgatgatgagtacTATGCTGGACAAGGCCATTACTACGGCCGGGCTAATGTTCATCATCATGGTGCAGGAGCCCAAAATTTCTATGGCAACAACAATCCCGCTCGTCATCAAGGTGGTGGAGGGGCCCAAATTTATCGCAACAACAATCCTGGTCATCATCAGGGTGGTGGAGGAGCCCAAATTTACGGCAACAACAATCCCGGTCGTCATCAGGGTGGTGGTGGAGGGGCTCGGGTTTTCTACAACTACAACAACTAG
- the LOC127300192 gene encoding uncharacterized protein encodes MASDQHPLDSFLAAARGALANLHLPIHIPGSDPTKQRQQQQQPDCLLHLHVVLTNFLHKPLRSFSRCFGNDDKPKRGRSKQFPLVDTGKKHHHQQQLELLLCIAFDALAHNLQVLEGACKQKGEEFGSAALQMDQFQVVRKVIVGKKADFDGFISNLGFARVGAPPASFVDDSPASSPPQEGPASVTGEREGVDSAGYSAPQPPQKFAGRLLNIPLSNVERLRSTLSTVSLTELIELVPQLVGRLSTSGDSHPDKKKLFSVQDFFRYTEFEGKRFFEELDRDGDGQVTLEDLEVAMRKRRLPRRYARDLLRRTRSNFFSKSIGWKQFLSLMEQKEATILRAYTTLCLSKSGTLQKNQILESLKGAGLPANEDHASAMLRYLNADSEGSISYSHFRSFMLLLPSERLEDDPRNIWFEAATLVAIPPPVEISTGNVLKSALAGGLASALSTSMLHPIDTMKTRVQASTLSFPELISKLPQIGIQGLYRGSIPAILGQFSSHGLRTGIFEASKLILVRVAPTLPEIQVQSLASFCSTILGTVVRIPCEVLKQRLQAGIFDNVGEAIVGTMQKDGIRGFFRGTGATLCREVPFYVAGMCLYGEAKKAAQHVLSRDLEPWETIAVGALSGGLAAVVTTPFDVMKTRMMTAPPGTPVSMQLIVLSILRNEGPLGLFKGAIPRFFWIAPLGAMNFAGYELAKKAMIEAESEPTDSLHEKKTMVGARG; translated from the exons ATGGCGTCCGACCAGCACCCCCTCGACTCCTTCCTCGCCGCCGCCCGCGGCGCCCTCGCGAACCTCCACCTCCCCATCCACATCCCCGGATCCGACCCCACCAagcagaggcagcagcagcagcagcctgactgcctcctccacctccacgtcGTCCTCACCAACTTCCTCCACAAGCCCCTCAGGTCATTCTCGAGATGCTTCGGCAACGACGACAAGCCCAAGCGGGGCCGGAGCAAGCAGTTCCCGCTCGTGGACACGGGAAAAAAGCACCACCACCAGCAGCAGCTGGAGCTGCTGCTCTGCATTGCGTTCGACGCCTTGGCGCATAACCTGCAGGTGCTGGAGGGCGCCTGCAAGCAAAAGGGCGAGGAATTCGGCAGCGCCGCGCTGCAGATGGATCAGTTTCAGGTTGTCAGGAAGGTTATCGTCGGTAAGAAGGCTGATTTCGATGGGTTCATTTCCAACCTGGGGTTTGCCAGGGTCGGGGCGCCACCGGCAAGCTTTGTCGATGACTCGCCGGCCTCATCGCCGCCCCAGGAAGGGCCTGCAAGTGTAACTGGGGAGAGGGAAGGGGTTGACAGTGCTGGTTATTCTGCACCACAGCCACCACAAAAGTTTGCTGGTCGGTTGCTCAACATCCCGTTGTCGAATGTGGAGCGGCTGCGGTCAACCCTGTCCACGGTTTCGCTCACTGAGCTGATTGAGTTAGTTCCGCAGTTGGTTGGCAGATTGTCGACTTCTGGGGATAGCCATCCAGACAAGAAGAAGCTTTTCTCCGTGCAGGACTTCTTCCGGTACACTGAATTTGAAG GAAAGCGATTTTTTGAGGAATTGGACAGAGATGGTGATGGCCAAGTCACCCTGGAAGATCTTGAAGTTGCAATGAGAAAGAGGCGATTGCCGAGGAGGTATGCTCGGGATCTGTTACGGCGTACCAGAAGTAACTTCTTTTCAAAATCGATTGGGTGGAAACAATTTCTATCCTTGATGGAGCAGAAGGAGGCAACAATACTACGGGCATACACCACATTATGTTTGAGCAAGTCCGGGACACTTCAGAAAAATCAAATCCTTGAATCGTTAAAAGGTGCAGGCCTTCCAGCCAATGAAGATCATGCGTCTGCCATGTTGCGCTATCTAAATGCAGATTCGGAGGGATCAATCTCATACAGCCATTTTCGCAGCTTCATGCTCCTACTTCCTTCAGAGCGCCTTGAAGATGATCCTCG GAACATTTGGTTTGAAGCTGCAACTTTGGTTGCTATTCCCCCACCTGTAGAAATATCCACCGGAAATGTGTTGAAGTCAGCTTTGGCTGGAGGCCTTGCTAGTGCACTTTCTACCTCTATGTTGCATCCTATTGATACAATGAAG ACACGTGTTCAAGCATCTACGCTCTCATTTCCAGAGCTCATTTCAAAGCTTCCACAAATTGGGATTCAAGGACTGTATCGAGGTTCTATCCCTGCAATTCTAGGACAGTTTTCAAG CCATGGTTTGAGGACAGGAATCTTTGAAGCAAGTAAGCTCATATTAGTAagagtggctccaacacttcctgAGATTCAG GTGCAATCATTGGCTTCCTTCTGCAGCACAATCCTGGGAACCGTCGTCCGTATTCCTTGTGAGGTTCTTAAGCAACGTTTACAGGCTGGAATCTTTGACAATGTAGGGGAGGCCATTGTTGGTACCATGCAAAAAGATGGCATAAGGGGCTTCTTCCGTGGCACTGGAGCCACTCTTTGTCGTGAGGTTCCTTTCTATGTCGCTGGAATGTGCCTTTATGGTGAAGCTAAAAAG GCGGCACAGCATGTCTTGAGCAGAGACTTGGAACCATGGGAAACCATAGCAGTTGGAGCACTGTCTGGAGGTCTTGCAGCAGTTGTCACCACCCCCTTCGACGTGATGAAGACCCGGATGATGACTGCCCCTCCAGGCACGCCAGTCTCCATGCAGTTGATAGTCCTCTCCATCCTACGGAACGAGGGCCCTCTCGGGCTCTTCAAGGGCGCGATCCCGCGCTTCTTCTGGATTGCTCCTCTCGGAGCAATGAACTTTGCAGGGTATGAGCTCGCCAAGAAGGCGATGATCGAAGCCGAGAGCGAGCCCACTGACTCCCTACATGAGAAGAAAACCATGGTGGGTGCAAGAGGATGA
- the LOC127300194 gene encoding phosphoinositide phospholipase C 2: protein MGSYAYRYCMCFTRKFRSPDAHPPPDVRAAHAAAAQGDDGLRRFLDDVQRERPSDADRILAVLSGGGAAGGIARFVGRSPAHAVPSLDDFFGFLFSPDLNPPIDNKVHQDMSAPISHYYVFTGHNSYLTGNQLNSDSSDIPIIEALDRGVRVIELDMWPNSAKNRVEILHGGTLTAPVDIMRCLKSIKEHAFTASTYPLVITLEDHLTADLQAKVAEMIRETFGDLLYVPSSDTLNEFPSPEALMKRIIISTKPPEEFKEFLKAQGNQNESEKAAKLAEEVSLKRADSNADDSDGKDELDEEDDDISEEEDPKFQPDTACEYRKLITIHAGKPKGHLRDALKVDPNKCRRLSLSETQLSKATISHGADIIRFTEKNILRIYPKGTRINSSNYDPINAWSHGAQMVAFNMQGHDKSLRLMQGFFRANGGCGYVKKPDFLLKADQKGEVFDPKAIMPVKKTLKVKVYMGDGWRMDFSKTHFDAFSPPDFYARVGIAGVPADCAMKKTRTVEDQWVPVWDEEFSFPLTVPELALLRVEVHEYDMSEKHDFGGQTCLPVMELKQGIRAVPLHDRKGNKYKSVRLLMRFELV from the exons ATGGGCAGCTACGCCTACAGGTACTGCATGTGCTTCACCCGCAAGTTCCGGTCCCCGGACGCGCACCCGCCGCCCGACGTCCGCGCCGCCCACGCCGCCGCGGCCCAAGGCGACGACGGCCTCCGCCGCTTCCTCGACGACGTGCAGCGGGAGCGCCCCTCCGACGCCGACCGCATCCTCGCCGTGctctccggcggcggcgccgccggcggGATCGCCCGCTTCGTCGGCAGGTCCCCCGCCCACGCCGTGCCCTCGCTCGACGACTTCTTCGGCTTCCTCTTCTCCCCGGACCTCAACCCGCCCATCGACAACAAG GTTCACCAGGACATGTCAGCCCCAATTTCTCATTATTATGTCTTCACCGGGCATAATTCCTACTTAACTGGGAACCAGCTCAATAGTGACTCCAGTGACATTCCAATCATAGAAGCATTGGACAGAGGCGTGAGAGTGATTGAACTCGACATGTGGCCAAACTCTGCAAAGAACCGTGTTGAGATTCTGCATGGAGG GACATTGACTGCACCTGTAGATATCATGAGATGTTTAAAGTCCATTAAAGAACACGCCTTCACCGCTTCGACGTATCCTCTTGTAATTACTCTTGAAGATCACCTCACAGCAGATCTCCAAGCCAAAGTAGCTGAG ATGATCAGGGAAACATTTGGGGACCTCCTTTACGTCCCTAGTTCAGACACACTAAATGAGTTTCCTTCTCCAGAAGCTCTAATGAAAAGGATTATCATCTCAACTAAGCCACCAGAAGAATTCAAAGAATTTCTTAAAGCTCAGGGTAATCAGAATGAAAGTGAGAAGGCAGCTAAACTGGCTGAGGAAGTAAGCTTGAAAAGAGCAGATTCAAATGCTGACGATTCTGATGGCAAG GATGAGCTGGATGAAGAAGATGACGACATttcggaggaagaggatcccaaaTTTCAGCCGGATACTGCATGTGAGTATAGGAAACTCATAACCATCCACGCTGGCAAACCAAAAGGCCATTTGAGGGATGCGCTTAAGGTCGACCCCAACAAATGCAGACGCCTTTCTTTAAGCGAGACGCAGTTGTCTAAAGCAACAATTTCTCATGGTGCTGATATCATTAG GTTCACTGAGAAAAATATACTGAGGATTTATCCCAAGGGTACAAGGATTAATTCTTCTAACTATGATCCAATAAATGCCTGGAGTCATGGTGCTCAGATGGTTGCATTCAACATGCAG GGGCATGACAAATCACTAAGATTAATGCAAGGATTTTTTAGAGCCAATGGGGGCTGCGGATATGTTAAGAAGCCAGACTTCTTGCTAAAGGCAGACCAAAAAGGTGAAGTATTTGACCCTAAAGCAATAATGCCGGTGAAGAAAACTCTGAAG GTCAAAGTATATATGGGAGACGGGTGGCGCATGGACTTCAGTAAAACTCATTTCGACGCCTTTTCTCCACCTGATTTCTACGCTAGG GTAGGGATAGCAGGAGTGCCTGCGGACTGCGCGATGAAGAAGACCCGGACGGTTGAGGACCAGTGGGTGCCGGTGTGGGACGAGGAGTTCTCGTTCCCGCTGACGGTCCCTGAGCTGGCCCTGCTGCGTGTGGAGGTCCATGAGTACGACATGTCGGAGAAGCACGACTTTGGCGGGCAGACGTGCTTGCCGGTGATGGAGCTGAAGCAGGGGATCCGCGCCGTGCCCCTCCATGACCGCAAGGGGAACAAGTACAAGTCGGTGCGGCTCCTGATGCGTTTCGAGCTCGTGTGA